The following proteins come from a genomic window of Lolium rigidum isolate FL_2022 chromosome 5, APGP_CSIRO_Lrig_0.1, whole genome shotgun sequence:
- the LOC124656183 gene encoding dirigent protein 22-like: MAAAALIVLLLAVATPAMHPQTASAAGADKETHIKVYWHDVYSGPSPTAVVVAKAATTNSSKTGFGMVVVIDDPLTDGPDLNSSKIVGRAQGTYIASGKDSLALLMNMNFVFSAGQYNGSAVAIMGRNSVMDEVREMAVVGGTGVFRWARGYAQARTHTFDLKTGDASVQYNVYIRH; encoded by the coding sequence atggccgccgccgcgctcatCGTGCTCCTCCTCGCCGTGGCCACCCCGGCCATGCATCCGCAGACGGCGTCGGCAGCGGGGGCCGACAAGGAGACGCACATCAAGGTGTACTGGCACGACGTGTACAGCGGGCCGAGCccgacggcggtggtggtggcgaaggCGGCGACCACCAACAGCTCCAAGACGGGCTTCGGCATGGTGGTGGTCATCGACGACCCGCTCACCGACGGGCCCGACCTCAACTCGTCCAAGATCGTGGGGCGCGCGCAGGGCACCTACATCGCCTCCGGCAAGGACTCGCTGGCGCTGCTCATGAACATGAACTTCGTCTTCAGCGCCGGCCAGTACAACGGCAGCGCCGTCGCCATCATGGGCCGCAACTCGGTCATGGACGAGGTCCGCGAGATGGCCGTCGTCGGCGGCACCGGCGTCTTCAGGTGGGCGCGCGGGTATGCGCAGGCCAGGACGCACACCTTCGACCTCAAGACCGGAGACGCCAGCGTCCAGTACAACGTCTACATCAGGCACTAG